One window from the genome of Paraconexibacter algicola encodes:
- a CDS encoding acyl-CoA dehydrogenase family protein gives MFFDLDDETELLRRTVREFAEGEVRPVAEHLDRTKSFPYELVAKMGELGWMGIPFPEEVGGAGGTSLQYAIAVEELTRIDSSVAITMCAHTSLGTQPIYLFGNDAQKQELLPDLCAGRTLGAFGLTEPEAGSDAGNARTRATENGGTWTINGAKQFITNAGTDITGHVAITARTGDDEITNFIVPNGTPGYEQGEPYRKMGWNASDTRPLTFTDVEVPDENMLGPRGQGFKQFLRILDIGRIGVAAMGVGLAQGCLDEALAYSKERVAFGKSISKFQAIQTKLADMATEIEAARLLTYKAAWLKDEGRDFSLTAAQAKLKTGRLAVKCAEEAVQIHGGYGYIEEYPVCRHYRDAKILTIGEGTDEVQHMVISRALGA, from the coding sequence ATGTTCTTCGACCTGGACGACGAGACCGAGCTGCTGCGCCGCACCGTGCGCGAGTTCGCCGAGGGCGAGGTCCGCCCCGTGGCCGAGCACCTCGACCGGACGAAGTCGTTCCCGTACGAGCTCGTCGCCAAGATGGGCGAGCTGGGCTGGATGGGCATCCCCTTCCCGGAGGAGGTCGGCGGCGCGGGCGGCACGTCGCTGCAGTACGCGATCGCCGTCGAGGAGCTCACCCGGATCGACTCGTCCGTGGCGATCACCATGTGCGCCCACACCTCGCTGGGCACCCAGCCGATCTACCTGTTCGGCAACGACGCGCAGAAGCAGGAGCTGCTGCCCGACCTCTGCGCCGGCCGCACGCTCGGGGCCTTCGGCCTGACCGAGCCCGAGGCGGGCAGCGACGCGGGCAACGCGCGTACCCGCGCCACCGAGAACGGCGGCACCTGGACGATCAACGGCGCCAAGCAGTTCATCACCAACGCCGGCACCGACATCACCGGCCACGTCGCGATCACCGCCCGCACGGGCGACGACGAGATCACGAACTTCATCGTCCCCAACGGCACCCCCGGCTACGAGCAGGGCGAGCCGTACCGCAAGATGGGCTGGAACGCGTCGGACACGCGGCCGCTGACGTTCACCGACGTCGAGGTCCCCGACGAGAACATGCTCGGCCCGCGCGGCCAGGGCTTCAAGCAGTTCCTGCGGATCCTCGACATCGGCCGCATCGGCGTCGCCGCGATGGGCGTCGGCCTGGCGCAGGGCTGCCTCGACGAGGCGCTCGCGTACTCCAAGGAGCGGGTCGCGTTCGGCAAGTCGATCTCGAAGTTCCAGGCGATCCAGACGAAGCTCGCCGACATGGCGACCGAGATCGAGGCCGCGCGCCTGCTCACCTACAAGGCCGCGTGGCTGAAGGACGAGGGCCGCGACTTCTCGCTCACCGCCGCGCAGGCGAAGCTCAAGACCGGCCGCCTCGCGGTGAAGTGCGCCGAGGAGGCCGTGCAGATCCACGGCGGGTACGGCTACATCGAGGAGTACCCCGTCTGCCGGCACTATCGCGACGCGAAGATCCTCACGATCGGCGAGGGCACCGACGAGGTGCAGCACATGGTCATCTCCCGCGCCCTCGGCGCCTGA
- a CDS encoding TetR/AcrR family transcriptional regulator, producing the protein MREPPTRPALRAKYDRKQQELVDAAARLFAQQGYSATSMADLVAATGMTAGGIYHYIDGKEALLVRICDELLDPLLERASTLVGEFDGPPDAELRALVRAWVEHVEGHLDHMVVFLQERRVLEGDPQWKRVRDARKRFERLLDDVLARCADAGLLAVEDRSIALRALLGAVNHTPQWYRRGGRLDAAAIAVGYCDLVLRAG; encoded by the coding sequence GTGCGTGAGCCGCCCACAAGACCCGCCCTGCGCGCGAAGTACGACCGCAAGCAGCAGGAGCTCGTGGACGCCGCCGCGCGCCTGTTCGCGCAGCAGGGCTACAGCGCCACGTCGATGGCCGACCTCGTCGCCGCCACCGGCATGACGGCGGGCGGCATCTACCACTACATCGACGGCAAGGAGGCGCTGCTCGTCCGCATCTGCGACGAGCTGCTCGACCCGCTGCTGGAGCGCGCGTCCACGCTCGTGGGGGAGTTCGACGGGCCGCCCGACGCCGAGCTCCGCGCGCTGGTGCGTGCGTGGGTGGAGCACGTCGAAGGCCACCTCGACCACATGGTCGTCTTCCTCCAAGAGCGCCGCGTCCTCGAGGGCGACCCGCAGTGGAAGCGCGTGCGCGACGCGCGCAAGCGGTTCGAACGGCTGCTCGACGACGTGCTCGCCCGCTGTGCCGACGCCGGGCTGCTCGCGGTCGAGGACCGGTCGATCGCGCTGCGCGCCCTGCTCGGCGCGGTCAACCACACGCCGCAGTGGTACCGGCGTGGCGGCCGGCTGGACGCGGCCGCGATCGCCGTCGGGTACTGCGACCTGGTGCTGCGGGCCGGCTGA
- a CDS encoding delta-60 repeat domain-containing protein: protein MHGRAGTARRRSSFATLAIGVALALAPAASAASAGTLDASFGVGGLVDLRLGDFPGASLVAAAPGPDGSTVVLADARTATPAGGARVGRFTAAGDPVPGFGIHGSADVPEPPPTNGPRVWFGVDATAAGTGVVSVMRGQTGEGWYLARLRADGTRDPLFGTDGLVRFPTRIEHVRQAPGGDLVVALHETGGLVLRRLDPEGAPRTTFGDGGRVVVGEQSMDAFPAGLAVQPDGAILVGGTRPVDGSPDLQATVHRFMADGTPDPSFGNAGRADVGAPGKTSAAELAPAPDGAILVLARDHGFGSPSPVEGRLHRLTSAGLPAAGTVPSLDELGDGGLAVDSTGRATVVTGDPDEPDTLVRRFDADGTPTAAFGTAGVVRLDDMQRARLVTVGGQVQLVGSPPTQETVDTVLVRFAADGPDPAFGTAGRRTGQIGSEPSGRTRGAGLLPDGRLVEVGTFRRGLIGEAAGSLVLGADGRTHDGPRALTGPAALQEVVTLVGGERVAVGTALAPSGLSAHLVTAALGADGHPTGLRVTEVDVESHTGRVHATRVGAGLATLLGGLGGDMQLSRLAADGQLDGTFGVEGTVSVAPGLPLDIATDAADRLQTFSVRLHTANVRTPIVRRYRSDGSLDPDFAGDGELELPSFRVHDDYTGALVALPGGDVVAIGTAVAPVGDRIRLARIAPTGAVTETTLTNHPGDQIGHRIEAATMDAQDRVLLAGTHVFSDGRTTGTLFVRRLTPALEPETTFGTLGEAAIDRTANQDLEFGGLVVRPSGAPVVAGTVFTSGPRWFAAQLTPEGDPAPQPTPTPEPTPVTEPTPVATPTPAPTVRPTPSPTPRPQPTVTPGPSTTPSRIAVRVPASISRSALVARGLRANVTCPVACSLAATATLDARSTRALRLSSRRLAAVTRRPRTRTSTLNLRPRSQARRRLRGLRRPATIVVRISARMTTGRALTPTRVQIRLRP, encoded by the coding sequence ATGCACGGGAGGGCAGGGACTGCTCGGCGGCGGTCGTCGTTCGCCACGCTGGCCATCGGCGTCGCCTTGGCGCTCGCGCCGGCCGCGAGCGCGGCGAGCGCCGGGACCCTGGACGCCTCGTTCGGGGTCGGCGGGCTCGTCGATCTGCGGCTCGGCGACTTCCCCGGTGCATCACTCGTCGCCGCGGCCCCGGGGCCGGACGGAAGCACCGTCGTGCTCGCGGACGCCCGGACCGCGACGCCCGCGGGCGGCGCGCGGGTCGGCCGGTTCACCGCTGCGGGGGACCCCGTCCCGGGGTTCGGCATCCATGGCTCCGCCGACGTTCCCGAGCCACCGCCCACCAACGGGCCACGTGTCTGGTTCGGCGTCGATGCGACCGCTGCGGGGACCGGCGTCGTCTCGGTCATGCGCGGCCAGACCGGGGAGGGGTGGTACCTGGCGCGGCTGCGCGCCGACGGCACCCGCGATCCGCTCTTCGGCACCGACGGCCTGGTCCGCTTCCCCACGCGCATCGAACACGTCCGCCAGGCGCCCGGCGGTGACCTGGTCGTAGCGCTCCACGAGACCGGCGGGCTCGTGCTCCGACGCCTCGACCCGGAGGGCGCACCACGGACCACGTTCGGGGACGGCGGCCGCGTCGTCGTCGGCGAGCAGTCCATGGACGCGTTCCCCGCGGGGCTCGCGGTCCAGCCCGATGGCGCGATCCTCGTGGGCGGGACGCGGCCGGTGGACGGGTCGCCGGACCTGCAGGCGACCGTCCACCGGTTCATGGCCGACGGCACGCCCGACCCGAGCTTCGGAAACGCCGGACGCGCGGACGTCGGCGCGCCCGGGAAGACCTCCGCGGCGGAGCTTGCGCCGGCGCCGGACGGCGCCATCCTGGTCCTCGCCCGAGACCACGGGTTCGGAAGTCCCTCGCCCGTCGAGGGACGACTGCACCGACTGACGTCCGCCGGTCTTCCGGCCGCAGGCACGGTGCCCAGCCTGGACGAGCTCGGCGACGGCGGGCTGGCGGTCGACTCGACCGGCCGGGCGACGGTCGTGACCGGCGACCCGGACGAACCGGACACGCTCGTGCGACGGTTCGACGCGGACGGAACGCCGACCGCGGCCTTCGGCACGGCGGGAGTCGTGCGGCTGGACGACATGCAGCGGGCACGGCTGGTGACCGTCGGGGGGCAGGTCCAGCTCGTCGGCAGCCCGCCGACCCAGGAGACCGTCGACACCGTGCTGGTGCGCTTCGCCGCCGATGGGCCCGATCCCGCCTTCGGCACCGCCGGCCGCCGCACCGGCCAGATCGGCTCCGAGCCCTCCGGGCGCACGCGTGGCGCCGGACTGCTGCCGGACGGCCGCCTGGTCGAAGTCGGCACGTTCCGCAGAGGTCTGATCGGGGAGGCCGCCGGATCCCTCGTGCTCGGTGCCGACGGGCGGACTCACGACGGTCCCCGCGCGCTCACCGGGCCCGCGGCCCTCCAGGAGGTGGTGACCCTCGTCGGAGGCGAACGCGTCGCGGTCGGCACCGCGCTCGCACCGTCCGGGCTCTCGGCGCACCTCGTGACCGCGGCGTTGGGCGCCGACGGCCATCCGACCGGCCTGCGGGTCACGGAGGTCGACGTCGAATCCCACACGGGTCGCGTGCACGCGACCCGCGTGGGCGCAGGGCTCGCGACGTTGCTCGGCGGCCTCGGCGGCGACATGCAGCTGTCCCGGCTCGCCGCGGACGGCCAGCTGGACGGCACCTTCGGGGTCGAAGGGACGGTGAGCGTCGCCCCCGGGCTCCCGCTGGACATCGCGACCGACGCGGCGGATCGGCTGCAGACCTTCAGCGTGCGGCTCCACACGGCGAACGTCCGGACACCCATCGTCCGACGCTACCGCTCCGACGGATCGCTCGACCCGGACTTCGCCGGAGATGGGGAGCTCGAGCTCCCGTCGTTCCGCGTGCACGACGACTACACCGGGGCCCTCGTCGCCCTCCCGGGCGGGGACGTCGTCGCGATCGGCACCGCCGTAGCGCCGGTCGGCGACCGCATCCGCCTCGCCCGTATCGCGCCCACCGGCGCGGTCACCGAGACCACCCTCACGAACCACCCGGGCGACCAGATCGGCCACCGCATCGAGGCCGCCACGATGGACGCTCAGGACCGCGTACTGCTCGCCGGGACGCACGTCTTCTCCGATGGCCGTACAACGGGCACGCTGTTCGTCCGACGGCTGACGCCGGCACTCGAGCCGGAGACGACGTTCGGCACGCTCGGTGAGGCCGCGATCGACCGGACCGCGAATCAGGATCTCGAGTTCGGCGGACTGGTCGTCCGCCCCTCGGGCGCGCCCGTCGTCGCCGGCACGGTGTTCACGTCCGGACCGCGCTGGTTCGCCGCGCAGCTCACGCCGGAGGGAGATCCGGCACCGCAGCCGACTCCGACGCCGGAGCCGACGCCCGTGACCGAACCCACCCCGGTCGCGACGCCGACGCCCGCCCCGACGGTTCGTCCGACTCCCTCCCCGACTCCCCGCCCGCAGCCGACCGTCACCCCGGGGCCGTCGACCACGCCGAGCCGCATCGCCGTCCGCGTGCCCGCGTCCATCTCGCGCTCGGCTCTCGTCGCTCGCGGGTTGCGCGCGAACGTGACCTGCCCGGTCGCGTGCAGCCTCGCGGCCACCGCAACGCTCGACGCCCGGTCCACCCGAGCGTTGCGCCTGTCGAGTCGCCGGCTCGCAGCGGTGACCCGGCGGCCGCGGACCCGCACGTCCACCCTGAACTTGAGGCCCCGGAGCCAGGCGCGACGACGACTGCGCGGTCTTCGCCGCCCCGCCACCATCGTGGTGCGCATCAGCGCCCGGATGACCACCGGCCGGGCCCTGACTCCGACACGAGTCCAGATCCGCCTGCGGCCGTGA
- a CDS encoding choice-of-anchor Q domain-containing protein yields MAGRRSRAVALALAATGLLLAPGAAGAATFSVSSTVDAGAGTLRAAVLAAAAASGDDTIALDPSLSGQTITLLTPLPFAATTGTTTIDGGSTAIPVTVSGGGTSALLDVGTGATVRISRVILADAVGADGADGADGNSIPDGTNSYVGGDGGSGGRAAITVHPGGALTIESSTVTNLHGGDGGDGGRLGGGAGGGAGALHSGGTLTILASTLIANSGGDGGTGGAGSTGTAPDQGGCAAGGGGAGGGAIVNVAPTATGQLTVRNSTLSANRGGAGGPGGSSVRGAGGGGGAAGAAIVAAGGSSTVLEHVTVSGSVAVPGGDGGDRLGGLLSCQNSGGGGGGTGGGGGGGIPLNDRGTPGNGGAGPATTGSPLELANRGGAGGASTPAIVTAQAGVGAGGGGAGNSSRTGRDGGPAGGGGGGSNGHGGSPIGGSEGRGGGGAGAGGANVEFSTTGAGGGGGFGGGGGGQGAAFSSTVAQGLAPFGGNGGGFGNGGIGRILPTAGTLGGGGGGAPADPDPAGDQPGGAGGLGSGALVAAGTVTVTASILANTASGVSAPLSECRGTITGGANLVEDAVGCTRDLTDGLVADPLLVGTSPVAAGGPTATLAPAVGSPAIGAGPASSALTEDQRGTGFPRRVGPATDIGAVEASVPLTLRTVLDPPGDPGRFDVLTYGTAVLTGAGDGATATTPAEPGTPVPVGVAAGPGTSLADYTSVIDCGAGPVAGQQLTASFSGAGTCTVTSTRRAAAPAPPVPTATPTAPAPTPTTTTTVADELLACTPRPLVVYDVRPVGRNRARVSGAARTPFVGRRVVLRRDGRVVGRALVGADGLFSATVPAPTSAKARRRATYDARTAATAPASSGTVPLLLLRRIPTLSVARGADAVTVAGRVSAPFRASVPVSVITRTGCVKNRTLATGRLSSSGRFSIRVPRAALADVRVVRVVLKVPSRPGRRATNVTYSLPAPVA; encoded by the coding sequence GTGGCCGGTCGGCGCTCGCGCGCCGTCGCCCTGGCGCTGGCCGCGACCGGGCTGCTGCTCGCACCCGGCGCTGCCGGCGCCGCGACCTTCTCGGTGTCGTCGACCGTGGACGCCGGAGCGGGCACGCTGCGCGCCGCGGTCCTCGCGGCGGCCGCGGCCTCCGGCGACGACACGATCGCGCTGGACCCGTCGCTCTCCGGTCAGACGATCACGCTCCTGACTCCGCTCCCGTTCGCGGCGACGACCGGGACCACCACGATCGACGGTGGCAGTACGGCGATCCCGGTCACCGTCAGCGGCGGCGGGACCTCGGCGCTGCTGGACGTCGGGACGGGCGCGACGGTCCGCATCTCGCGGGTGATCCTCGCCGACGCCGTCGGGGCCGACGGCGCGGACGGCGCCGACGGCAACTCCATCCCCGACGGCACCAACTCCTACGTGGGGGGCGACGGGGGAAGCGGCGGCCGGGCGGCGATCACCGTCCATCCCGGCGGTGCTCTGACGATCGAGTCGTCGACCGTGACGAACCTGCACGGCGGCGACGGGGGCGACGGCGGACGGCTCGGCGGCGGTGCCGGCGGGGGAGCCGGCGCCCTGCACAGCGGCGGCACGCTCACGATCCTCGCGTCGACGCTGATCGCCAACTCCGGCGGTGACGGCGGGACCGGCGGGGCCGGCTCGACCGGAACCGCCCCGGACCAGGGTGGCTGCGCCGCCGGCGGGGGTGGCGCGGGCGGCGGCGCGATCGTCAACGTCGCCCCGACGGCGACCGGCCAGCTGACCGTGCGCAACAGCACGCTGAGCGCCAACCGTGGCGGGGCCGGCGGCCCCGGAGGTTCGTCGGTTCGAGGTGCCGGTGGTGGCGGGGGCGCGGCCGGCGCGGCGATCGTCGCCGCCGGCGGGTCCTCGACGGTGCTCGAGCACGTCACCGTGTCGGGGAGCGTCGCCGTCCCGGGAGGGGACGGCGGTGACCGGCTCGGCGGCCTGCTGTCGTGCCAGAACTCCGGCGGAGGCGGGGGCGGAACCGGCGGGGGTGGCGGCGGTGGCATCCCGCTGAACGACCGCGGCACGCCCGGGAACGGCGGCGCCGGGCCGGCGACGACCGGATCGCCGCTCGAGCTGGCCAACCGCGGCGGCGCCGGCGGCGCCAGCACGCCGGCCATCGTCACCGCTCAGGCGGGCGTCGGAGCCGGCGGCGGCGGCGCCGGCAACTCGAGTCGCACCGGTCGGGACGGCGGACCGGCCGGGGGCGGAGGAGGGGGCAGCAACGGCCACGGCGGCAGCCCCATCGGCGGCTCGGAGGGCCGGGGAGGCGGCGGCGCAGGCGCGGGCGGCGCCAACGTGGAGTTCTCGACGACCGGCGCCGGCGGAGGCGGTGGCTTCGGCGGCGGCGGTGGCGGCCAGGGCGCCGCGTTCTCGTCGACGGTCGCGCAGGGACTCGCACCCTTCGGTGGCAACGGCGGCGGCTTCGGGAACGGCGGCATCGGCCGGATCCTCCCGACCGCCGGCACGCTCGGCGGTGGCGGCGGCGGCGCGCCGGCCGACCCCGACCCGGCGGGCGATCAGCCCGGCGGCGCCGGCGGCCTCGGCAGCGGCGCGCTGGTCGCGGCCGGCACCGTGACGGTCACCGCCTCGATCCTCGCCAACACCGCGTCCGGCGTCTCCGCACCGCTGAGCGAGTGCCGGGGCACCATCACCGGTGGCGCCAACCTGGTCGAGGACGCGGTTGGGTGCACGCGCGATCTCACGGACGGGCTCGTCGCCGATCCGCTGCTCGTCGGCACGTCCCCCGTCGCGGCCGGTGGCCCCACGGCGACGCTCGCGCCCGCCGTCGGCTCGCCGGCGATCGGCGCCGGTCCCGCCTCGAGCGCGCTAACGGAGGACCAGCGCGGCACCGGGTTCCCGCGCCGCGTCGGTCCCGCCACCGACATCGGCGCGGTGGAGGCGAGCGTCCCGCTCACGCTCCGCACAGTGCTCGACCCGCCGGGCGATCCGGGGCGGTTCGACGTGCTGACCTACGGGACCGCGGTGCTCACCGGTGCCGGCGACGGCGCCACCGCGACGACGCCGGCCGAACCCGGCACGCCGGTCCCCGTCGGTGTGGCGGCCGGACCGGGCACGTCGCTCGCCGACTACACGTCGGTGATCGACTGCGGCGCCGGACCGGTCGCCGGGCAGCAGCTGACCGCGAGCTTCAGCGGCGCCGGGACGTGCACGGTCACGAGCACCAGACGCGCGGCGGCGCCTGCGCCCCCGGTGCCCACCGCCACGCCGACCGCCCCGGCTCCGACACCCACGACCACCACGACGGTCGCCGACGAGCTGCTCGCCTGCACGCCCCGGCCGCTCGTCGTCTACGACGTCCGGCCGGTCGGCCGCAACCGCGCGCGGGTGAGCGGGGCCGCCCGGACGCCCTTCGTCGGGCGCCGCGTCGTGCTGCGCCGCGACGGCCGGGTCGTGGGCCGCGCCCTCGTCGGCGCCGATGGCCTGTTCTCCGCGACCGTGCCGGCCCCGACGTCGGCGAAGGCCCGCCGACGCGCGACCTACGACGCGCGTACCGCGGCGACCGCGCCCGCCTCGTCCGGCACCGTCCCGCTGCTCCTCCTGCGCCGCATCCCGACCCTGTCGGTCGCGCGCGGCGCGGACGCGGTGACGGTCGCCGGCCGCGTCTCCGCGCCGTTCCGCGCGAGCGTCCCGGTTTCGGTGATCACGCGGACCGGCTGCGTGAAGAACCGGACGCTCGCCACGGGCCGGCTGTCCAGCTCCGGCCGGTTCAGCATCCGCGTCCCGCGGGCGGCCCTCGCCGACGTCCGGGTCGTCCGCGTCGTGCTGAAGGTCCCCAGCCGGCCCGGGCGGCGGGCGACCAACGTCACCTACAGCCTGCCCGCTCCGGTGGCCTGA
- a CDS encoding LuxR C-terminal-related transcriptional regulator, with the protein MTERVVTLPESPELDAARRRLPPWRPQEGEQDAEARALDDGLAAVEAELERLGADVDPALAEACHRLSDLVARQQQGATRRMRRRLDTLAAVHEALTRLRELRTVDAIIARASAEACGACGFDRAVVYRVRGAELIAESFHVTGDPEASALLLEFSRDLPLKLEQESREREMIRRRIPMCVHDAMTNPHSFHPQAEVYDVHSYAAAPIMPEGRVIGFVHADHRMKPRRVDEFDRDALWAFAEGLGFAIERVRLTERLRAQGDELQQLLRRASAVVGDYLDAEIEIVSADGAAGAATRTAEALLAGGEPANEVEVTLSRREREVLALVAQGASNAQIAAQLVIADETAKTHVKRILRKLGAANRVEAASMWLRAQQD; encoded by the coding sequence ATGACGGAGAGGGTCGTGACGCTGCCGGAGTCCCCGGAGCTCGACGCGGCGCGGCGGCGCCTGCCGCCGTGGCGCCCGCAGGAGGGCGAGCAGGACGCGGAGGCCCGCGCCCTGGACGACGGGCTCGCGGCGGTGGAGGCGGAGCTCGAGCGGCTCGGGGCCGACGTGGACCCGGCGCTCGCCGAGGCCTGCCACCGGCTGAGCGATCTCGTCGCGCGCCAGCAGCAGGGCGCCACGCGGCGGATGCGCCGGCGGCTCGACACGCTGGCGGCGGTGCACGAGGCGCTGACGCGCCTGCGTGAGCTGCGGACGGTCGACGCGATCATCGCGCGCGCCTCCGCGGAGGCGTGCGGGGCGTGCGGCTTCGACCGCGCGGTCGTGTACCGGGTCCGGGGAGCGGAGCTCATCGCGGAGAGCTTCCACGTCACCGGTGACCCGGAGGCGTCGGCGCTGCTGCTGGAGTTCAGCCGCGACCTGCCGCTGAAGCTCGAGCAGGAGAGCCGCGAGCGGGAGATGATCCGCCGCCGCATCCCGATGTGCGTGCACGACGCGATGACCAACCCGCACAGCTTCCACCCGCAGGCGGAGGTGTACGACGTGCACTCCTACGCGGCGGCGCCGATCATGCCGGAGGGACGCGTGATCGGTTTCGTGCACGCCGACCACCGGATGAAGCCCCGGCGCGTGGACGAGTTCGACCGCGACGCGCTCTGGGCGTTCGCGGAGGGCCTCGGGTTCGCGATCGAGCGCGTCCGGCTGACCGAGCGGCTGCGCGCCCAGGGCGACGAGCTGCAGCAGCTGCTGCGCCGCGCCTCCGCGGTCGTGGGGGACTACCTCGACGCGGAGATCGAGATCGTCAGCGCCGACGGCGCCGCGGGCGCGGCGACCCGCACCGCGGAGGCGCTGCTGGCGGGCGGGGAGCCGGCCAACGAGGTCGAGGTGACGCTCTCGCGGCGGGAGCGCGAGGTGCTCGCGCTCGTCGCGCAGGGCGCCTCGAACGCCCAGATCGCCGCCCAGCTCGTCATCGCCGACGAGACCGCCAAGACGCACGTCAAGCGGATCCTGCGCAAGCTCGGCGCCGCCAACCGCGTCGAGGCCGCGAGCATGTGGCTGCGCGCCCAGCAGGACTGA
- a CDS encoding carbon-nitrogen hydrolase family protein — MAFVARTLRAVAIQPTLRIGDVDGNLRRCADLVTQAAREHSPDVIMLPEAASSPNAFDRRMRDVARPVDGEPLQLLRRLAREHGCIVGGGFIAIRGAETRGTYALCEPDGAFHLHDKDLPSFWENSYYRPGKDDGVAPTAAGVMGLANGWEWGRTQTCERLMGRVQLLGGGMHFPSYPDWALTRKWFIERDQELFTQYGRELPGRVARFLGVPAIHPSHVGEFEMETPMVPGLKWRSHTIGQTQITDADGQRLAYLDYGDGEGYVCADIELEEQPRPRDPLPRTFWNSEFPLSAHVVWLAGNAHGRASYAIKSRLGRHRWTPGTDLPDHVPAEAATEVLAGR, encoded by the coding sequence GTGGCGTTCGTCGCTCGCACGCTGCGCGCGGTCGCGATCCAGCCGACCCTGCGCATCGGCGACGTCGACGGCAACCTGCGCCGCTGCGCGGACCTCGTCACGCAGGCCGCGCGCGAGCACTCCCCGGACGTGATCATGCTGCCGGAGGCGGCCTCGTCCCCGAACGCGTTCGACCGGCGGATGCGCGACGTCGCGCGGCCGGTCGACGGGGAGCCGCTGCAGCTGCTGCGGCGGCTCGCACGCGAGCACGGCTGCATCGTCGGGGGCGGCTTCATCGCGATCCGCGGCGCGGAGACCCGCGGCACGTACGCGCTGTGCGAGCCCGACGGGGCGTTCCACCTGCACGACAAGGACCTGCCGAGCTTCTGGGAGAACAGCTACTACCGGCCGGGGAAGGACGACGGCGTCGCGCCGACCGCGGCCGGGGTGATGGGGCTCGCCAACGGCTGGGAGTGGGGTCGCACGCAGACCTGCGAGCGACTGATGGGCCGCGTGCAGCTGCTGGGCGGCGGGATGCACTTCCCGTCCTACCCGGACTGGGCGCTGACGCGGAAGTGGTTCATCGAGCGCGACCAGGAGCTGTTCACGCAGTACGGGCGCGAGCTGCCCGGTCGCGTCGCGCGGTTCCTCGGCGTGCCGGCCATCCACCCCTCGCACGTCGGCGAGTTCGAGATGGAGACCCCGATGGTGCCGGGCCTGAAGTGGCGCTCGCACACGATCGGCCAGACGCAGATCACCGACGCTGACGGGCAGCGCCTCGCGTACCTCGACTACGGCGACGGCGAGGGCTACGTGTGCGCGGACATCGAGCTGGAGGAGCAGCCGCGCCCGCGCGACCCGCTCCCCCGCACGTTCTGGAACAGCGAGTTCCCGCTGTCGGCGCACGTCGTGTGGCTGGCGGGCAACGCGCACGGCCGCGCCTCGTACGCGATCAAGTCGCGGCTGGGCCGTCACCGCTGGACGCCCGGGACCGACCTGCCCGACCACGTTCCCGCGGAGGCGGCCACCGAGGTGCTCGCGGGCCGGTAG